The sequence AGTGGCGCGGACACCCCTTGCCCTGCTGGGATCGCAGTATGGCCGGTAGCTCGGCCGAGGACGGCACGGGAAGCGTTTTTTCGCTTCATAAAAACGTGTTGTTGCAGCGCCGCCATTCTTGAAAATACCTTAATAAAAACTAACTCCGTGTCGCAGCAGCTATCTGTCTGTACTTAAATTGTGCAAGTGAGGCAGAAGATAATGATACGAATATGGTTTGCAGGTCAGGTTAATTTCAGGTCACTTTCATAAAAAGGGTCTGGGAACATAGAGGAAAAGTCTTAAAAAGCTCATATTTTTCgtatttggaaaaaaccttAGAGCTCTTTCGGGTGAAAGGAAGCTGTTGTTTTGACTCTTAGGCACCTAGCAGGCAAAAACATGCTGTGTTTCATTAGAGCTTTTCTGGTACAGAGACTGTATCAGGAGTGAAGATGGCTGTGGTTAAGGAGAGCCCCAATAATGGGAGAGGTGCTAGGTTACTgttaaaagctttttgcttttttgaggTCAAGAATACGTAGATCAAAAAGATGCCAGTTTCCTTACAGTGTAGTTATGCTAACTTTGCCAgaccctttcttttttttctccccagtaaGAATTGTGGAGATTTAGCCCCAGGTGTGGGCAGTGTATTCTAAACAGAGCTTTGCATGATTACATTTTTGAAGTTGGCTGTTTAGTGAGGTTGGTTTCTAtagaaaaaatacttccataGAAGATCTTACGACTGTATTTAGTTGTAGTGTACAAAGGAACCTTTTGGTTCTGAGGAAGCCTAGCTGTTGTTGATCTGGTTAGTAACTTCATATGAATCAAATATTCATGAATAAAAAGATGCTCTTTGCTTCAAgctataattttcttctgctcaaGGTTGGAGAAAAACTGTCAATTTAATATAGAAGGGAAGAGTGTTCATTATATGCAAATACTAAGATACCAATTTCTgtgggggttgggttttttcttttcttcctctaatGTAGCAATTTTTGATGGCTAACAAGTTGGATACAGCAATGTGGATTTCCCGCTTGTTCACAGTTTACTGCTCAGCTTTATTTGTCCTGCCTCTTCTAGGGTATGTATTGTAATATTGTAAACTAGcataaaaaaatctacaaagtAACTATACTCCCTTTTCATAGAGTTGTTTTTTATGTAAGGGTAAATGTCTGTTATTCAGCTGACTTGGATGCTTTGTGTCAGAACAGTTTACAGATTTTAGATTGTTTTAAACCAGTTGTAGATGTGTTTGGAGAAATATGTTGAGCAACTGCAAAATAGTGgcaaatgcatgtttttatgTTAAGTTACGGAGTAATGTATTAAGTTGTTTTACCTTTGGTACCTGTAGTAAGTCCGTGTTACCAGTTTTTGAGTTTTATCTTTGGGTATTGTTCAATTATGATGCAATTCTCAAGGGTGGAAGGCTTCTGAGCAGGGGCTTGTTCATATGGTAACGTCTCCTCTGATGATTTGCAGGTTGCATGAAGCAGCAAGCTTTTATCAGCGTGCCTTGCTGGCAAATGCTCTTACTAGTGCCCTCCGACTACACCAAAGGCTACCGCACTTTCAGCTTAGCAGGGCGTTTCTGGCCCAGGCTTTGCTGGAGGACAGCTGCCACTACCTGTTGTACTCTCTTATCTTTGTGAATTCCTACCCTGTTACAAGTATCCTTTACTTGTGTCATCCTggtaatgttttttaaatatttaaaaaacttgaTTCTTTTCCTCACCTGTGCCACGATTTGAAAAACTAGTTTAAACTAGAATGTTTGCTATTCATAGAACATACTCTATGTAAAATAGGAGAGGCTTATGTTGATTGATCCATGTTCAGGTTAATGACCTCTGTGACTAAGTGCACTGCAGTCTCTAGTtacttaagttttctttttgtgaggCATAAATTTGGTGGATTATATGACCAGCCTCAAGTGGTACTTAGAGAAGCTGCTAActttaatttattaccagtACTGGGTTTATATATGAGTACTAACTGTAAGTAGGATATACGTCATGTAGAGAGACAATTATTCAGTACTAGCTTTTTCAGATGAGTTATTGAACAGATAAAGTCTGCAAAAAAGACTTACTCCTGTGGCTTATCAAAGATGATATGTAAGAACAGACTTTTCTTTGTGCCGCTCTCTCTATATGCTTAATGTCCTACTGTTAAATGTCACTGGCAAAGGAATGTCAATGTTCTTGCTCTCTAGAGCCTGCATGGCTGGCAACTGCATGTTCTTTGACAAAGAAATCCATTCTGTAGCatctcttaataaaaaaaatattatgattacATGTATTTGATAGGTTTTAAGTAGTAATCTCTTGTGTCTTTCATGCAGAAAGAATGCATTTCAGTAGAAATGCACTGGTGTATAATGGTGTGTGTTGTACTTTTGCATACCTGCATATAcacatattttgaaattaataaaaatcgGTAGTGAAGAGGTGTAAGAAACAGGGAAGAGCTATAAATACAGATGTTAGACATACATTACTTAATCCGGTATAGGTCATTCCAACCAACCTCTTGCAAAGAGCCATCGAGCTATGACTTCTGTGTTAGCATAACAtcacagagaaataaagcacTTGTGCAGCTTGTCATTTTCCTTATTGCTTGCTTCAGTGagtatttttccagttctgctgtTCTCTTTGCTTCATGCTGCCACGTATACAAAGAAGGTTCTTGATGTAAGTATGATATGATGTGTGATACAATTAATGCTGCTGGTATTTTGGGGGTTTATAAACAGATTTGAGTTGCAATTATGGTTTCCTTTAGCTGCTAGAGGAGTTAGTGTATTGTGGAATCTGAGCACAGAGAATCTGAgaagtcccttttttttttttgggggggttctTTCTGgccccccttctccccacttCTGTTATGACCCAGCGATGTGTTGGAGTTGACACTAATTGTCTTTCTTCAACTGCTGTTCTTCAAATGAAGTAAAAGCTGTGTAACAGTTAAGTTGAAACTTAAGACATGTCTTTCCAAGCTAAACCATAATCTGTGAAATTTAATATTCTATTTCAGTAGTAAAATAACTAACTGCAGGGTGAGGCTAGTAAGCAGAATACTTGCCAGTTGGACCTGCTGCTCAATGAACTGATTTGTGCAGCCTAATGTAAGGTCGACCTTTGGTGTTCTTAACTGGGCTGTCTTGCTACCATAGGCACTTCCTCCTAGTGGACAGATTCAGGCTTGTGGCTATCTCTGTGCAGTTGAACCTAAAATAAATGGGTGAGGGAATTGCAACaccttctgtttttaattgtaCTTCATGTAATTATGGAGTTCTAAGCTTCCAGTAGTTTTCTTCAGGATACTGATCTCAATGTTTTTAAAGGATCTAGtcttaaaatgttgaaatgagTTGTAAATgataattattaatattttggtttctttgtgttAGAGAAGCTAGGTGTTACTTGCAAGTTTTCTGgcaatctcttttttttcttcttaaaaggcACGAAGTTCAAATAGTCTGCCCTTTCTGAGAAATCTTCTAGAGAAACTGAATGCTAATCAACAGAATATTCTAAAATTCATTGCTTGCAATGAAATTTTCCTGATGCCAGCTACAGTTTTTATGCTCTTCAGGTAAGAATTACAAtaagtattttcagaattagAAACTTTTTACACAAGATTACTTTTTGGGATTGAGTTACATGGGTCACAGATCTCAGTTTGGATGGTTCTGGCTGACCaagttgttctggttttggctaggataaagttaatttacttaatagctggtacagtgctgtgttttggatttggtatgagaataatgttgataatgctgatgtttttagttgttgctaggtgatgtttatactaactcaagggcttttcagtttcccatgctctgccagtgagcaggtgtGCAAGAatctgggagggagcagagtcAAGAGAGCTGACCAGAACTAGCTAAAGcgatattccataccacagaacattGTGCTCATTATATAAACTGGaggggagttggctgggggcCACTGATGGGCTCAGGGTGGacattggtcagcaggtggtgagcagttgtattgtgcatcacttgccTTGGGCTTTATTCCTTTCgttccctctctctccccttttcattgcagctgttgttgttattatattttactttcagtTACTAtcttgttcttacctcaactcataagttttacctttttctgattctcctccccattccaCCGGGGATGTGTGTACATATGTGAATGAGTGaacagctgtgtggtacttagttgccagctggggtcaaACCACATGAGACTTGAACTTTGAGTTAAATTTACTGGATTCCTAGACTTCTCAAGTTGGCGCATCATGAAATCAAAAAGCATTCACACTGATATAAATGAGTACCAAAACCCACTTCCCTTTCATAGCATGGATGACGTTGTTCGGTCAAATCAAAGTTTTTCAGGCCTGTAACTTGTGTTCTCCTACATTGTTCAGTAAGTTTAATTTTGTAATAGAATATTAAGATCTTCAGCTTCCCTGGGAGCGAATTCTTTATTTTTGACTGTTAGATTCCAGAAATTAAGTGGCATGAAATTGCTTTGTGCTCGAAGTAGGCAAACAGGAGTAGGTTGTGTCCTCTCCTATGTTACTTCTGACCAGTGACccttgtctctttttttttttttttttttaaattccgGTTGGTTTAGcctgctgtgcagcctgttgTATTGATTTTAGGGATCTTGAACATATGCATGTTGGAATCGTATAGGCATAATGACCTGCCAGTCACTGAAGTTTGGGTCATTGCCTTTTAATATTTGGAGGGGAAATATGCCCCTTTGTTCTATACAAGTCATAGCCCAGTGAGAGCATTTGTCTTGAGTGGTCtcacaggcagcagaagagaggcTTTATCTTCTTGGAAGTTGATAGAATGTATAATTCGTCTTTTATCTTTTGATATGTCAGCTGAACACTTCAGTACTTCTGCCCTGGAGGATTCAGTTTATTTAAGGCTGCTTACCAACTGACAGTTATTCTGTATTCAGTATCTGAAACTTGTCTTTAGGAGAAGTTTTTTAGcgcctctctctctctggagAAGTTAGTATGTGAAGTGTTACTATTTCATATGTCACCTAGTAGATACTGAAGTTTATAAAAGATCATATACCaaattgtaaaataatataATGGTTAAATGCAGCTATTGTGAGAATTTATTCTTTAAACTGTTTTATCATATTAAATTGCTTGTAAATACTGTAGAAGTGCAATATTTCCTCTTTCCCCCTGTCCTGTAGCTcactttccttttcactttgtattttttcttctgggtaAAGATATTGCTCATACTTGAAGGAGCTGTAGCTACCGGAACTGTTATGTTCAACTTCAGATGGAGCTTTTTAATACTGTGTTATATAAGGAAGAAGCTTCAgtcattaaaatgaaacttgtggtatttcagtgctttgctgtaTGTGGTTTGTGTGCTATCCTTTCACTATTTTACAGCACCATCATGTGAAACAGCAGCCTTATATAGTATCAAAACCTAATTTCAGTGTACGCTGACATAGTCGGGTATCAGCTTGGTGTTTGTGTCTCAAAATATCTGTAATCTCCAGTGTGTTCTGAGTTTTGCAAAATACACTAAGATATGGTCCACATGCTGAAAGTGCTGCAATTAGAGCTGAAGCAGCTTGCTCTAACTGGACTCTTTGTCAGCCAATTTCTGTGCTTGACCAGCAAgctttttttaacactgaataGGCATCCACCATCGTTTCTGTGATTCTTTGCTCAccactgtcacagcactctccaaactaactggctgcaacaaggtcctttaccatctcataccaacatactcttcatgtCAGTCcgtctgctgccttctcctagttTCTCCTCATCCTGGGTGCGCgtcctctctcttctctctgcttcttcctcctctctcttccttggctgctctctcttccttggctgcccaacctttaaacagaagcagttcctcactgcccctgaagccagcccacagctgtgtattatcaatgttaattaactcAGCTTCATCCCTCTACACGCCACCAGAAATGAGGCATGTAAAAAAACcttaataaatataaaatcaataCAAGAACAGCGCTTCAGGTGCTTCATTGAGCAGTTCTATAATGTAAGTTTCTGCTTTCATAAGTATCTGGTTATGTGTTTTTCTTGCCAGATTTAGATTATCTGAACCGATGTGACTCCAATCTAGCTTTTTTTGAGCCTAAgtagtttgtttgcttttattaggaaaagtactgatttttttttttttcctgtcagtaTTAAGCCCTGCTTCTCTATTCTCTTTCAGTGGGCAAGGGAGTCTGCTCCAGCCATTCATTTACTATAGATTTCTTACATTACGCTACTCCTCTCGGCGAAATCCATACTGTCGGTAAGCACTACATTGATTTTGAAAGTTAATGTTTAACTGCATAGTGTTCAGGCATatgcattcattttcattctaaaATGAATGCATAGCTCATAATACTAAATCTGCAATTGGTAATCATAGAATGTGGAATACATCTGgattctaaaaaaaacccaaaacacacagctGGTTCAAGGTGACATTCATTTTATCTAACTGTACTTTTCTGAAGTGTACCACCATTCTTGAATGGAAGCTTTCAGAGCATGCTTGAGTAATTAAAACTATGTTTTGGGAGAAGAAAGTCTTCCAACTGTTCTGCAACCATTTACCAGAAAGATGTCCTTGTTTTTAGATTCCAGGCCTGTCTGAGGCTAAGCCTATACATGAAGAGGTGCTTATGAACTTGTGTAATGTTTAAGATCatccacagattttttttttctgtcaacaTGTTTGTTACCTCCTT comes from Falco naumanni isolate bFalNau1 chromosome 1, bFalNau1.pat, whole genome shotgun sequence and encodes:
- the TMEM33 gene encoding transmembrane protein 33, encoding MADSTQNGPMQGGAGGGAVQFLMANKLDTAMWISRLFTVYCSALFVLPLLGLHEAASFYQRALLANALTSALRLHQRLPHFQLSRAFLAQALLEDSCHYLLYSLIFVNSYPVTMSIFPVLLFSLLHAATYTKKVLDARSSNSLPFLRNLLEKLNANQQNILKFIACNEIFLMPATVFMLFSGQGSLLQPFIYYRFLTLRYSSRRNPYCRTLFTELRIVVEHLIMKPSCPVFVRRLCLSSISFISRLAPTVA